In the Diadema setosum chromosome 11, eeDiaSeto1, whole genome shotgun sequence genome, ttataattgtttgaaatgcagcacaaaacacaacaacaagagtacttcattttgctctgtaatcatcatgttttgccatgtgaattttagctgaactgcaatatcaatcaaattttaatgaaagttttagattttaaggagatagaagaatgtatgtaccaatgctgttttttttttttttttttcaaattgcttggcttcgtgtctatgaaaccaaagacgacaaaatttgtgctactttgtacatacatacatgcttgtgtagtgatacaggaaagattatcatttgcacattcaaatctagatttgaaacacttaagtaactcactgatctgcaaattacaattttgaataaattctaataacctcatttgatcatacactaccagactgcagtgtatgttgataattgtgtagatgtggggtacaaagtaagtatgagttgatgaaggtgtctcagagcacatctgtctcttcaaacacaaaatagaaaagaaaattgaatttcctatttgtttgtgtaatttgtgtttttagcactccaaccacagaaccagtattgatattgtggtttatagcaaatgtaaactatagtcttcattttacaggattttcagaaatcatgttcatgaccttgataagtcatgacatattctgagggtgaacagttgaaatattaacaatcatatcaaaataaaaagtacaagtgtactctcatagggtttttcctttgctatcaactcaagtaatgacaaagttacctgctcacaccttaagtgatttttcttttcagtaagacctataatgttgtcattgatgcgcgccataagcacaattgttttgatttcgcttttgaggctgtacaacctgtggtacatgctgaacagtgtactgcacctaaaatgacactcagagaatcccattcttggacaaagtcattttgtagagaggtaaagttgaaaatgataactgaattaagaaaatgtccaatatcaaaatgttaacggggaatgttaattcaagaccagctgcacagcctgtaatgaaaataagaaattacaagtataaatgaatattctttattttcctttcttaatcatagaatgactcaataatgctgttcttacactctccctgaggtcatctgagtaggagaggcagatatatagacatattcttcagagtaggtgcaaagataaccattaaccaaacaaatgtaaggacatatagcatccatgtcaaaaggcggttttcccattcactttgcatgtaatgtcccatacgtaaggcatttgtcccatacgtaagcaaactttaattagttataagatgaaggactaattaaatttcctcatttagttttgctaatctggagttgaaatgaataaattagaacttcctaaagtatgattggtcaatgttacaaatcttcagaaaaaacttaaaaaaacatactcaaatccttacgtatgggacactatgttctgggaaagtgcataatttgcataattaatgtgctgaccttgtcttaccaattgcagattatactaactcatacaggggtcatgtccataaaggaactaggtcaaggacaaattcaactgattttagatgaatatttataatttgtcccatacgtaaggtttgtttttgatttatgcaaatcaaggccatatttcttgcataaatttgcataattcaatattttctttgctggaaacatatgatttaactctttggctacaagatgatatcaataactttttgataaaatcaagatgaattttgagcatctgaggggacattatcttggacttgcccattattattattatcattattatgtgagTCTTGTGCTCATAATTGTATAACATGTACAGTTGCAACATGTAGTCACTTTGTTGTACACTATAATCTGTCTAGACTATGCAGACCCTATGTGAATTGTACCTTGTGATGATGTAGACCTGTTCAAGAAATGTGTTAATGGATCAGCGGAGTGAAATCACACCAAGGGTCCACTATGGTAGTTGCAATTTCTACTTAATCACAGTCAAACTTAGAAATTTGGTTCATcaaatattcatttcaattcttcaCAACAGCAAAGTATCTATGCATTGATTGAATATGAGTCAAGAAGAATCTAATTTATTTACAAATGTAAGTATTGATATGAACTGCACAGATAATCTTGTGAATCAGAATCAGTCTTTACAAAGTGTTTGAGGTAAGTAAATCTAAAATATTAAAATTGTTCTGATTTATGATGAGCTGAATGGTCTTGGCAAGTCTTACCTGATTCTGTCCAGTAGATGATGGATCAGTCCTGTCTAAACTATACCTGTTGCACTTCTGCTCAGATGACCAGCTCACAGTATGTAAGCTACCCATGAGGAGGGCCTAACTAGCACACAATGGCAGGTGTACCAGAAAGGAAGTACACAGCTCTCCGCAAGCGCCTGGACCAGCTGGGATACAGGCAGGCCCTGGGGATCGAGTCTGTGCCCCTTGTGGAGAGACTATTCAATGATCTCATTCACACCACAGAGAGTCTCAAAAAGGCCAAGTTACAGGTGAGGACCCTGTGAGCGTCTCGGTCTGAATATCTCCAAAACACCATCAGTCTGTTACTTTTGCTTTTCAGATAATTATGCTTCTTGAGGGGGTGTATGTGTTTCTATCCTTTCCCCTTGATAACactggcggatccagggggggggggggggcgcatccGGCGtgcgcccctctttattttttgttaaaacgaaagaaataaaaaggaagaaatggtGGGCACGtgtgccccctttaattttgtaaaggcgcctcccctttacagaattcctggatctgcccatGGATGTAAATATTATGCCAAGAGGCAAGGTACGCTGTATTGCACACAGAGTAGATTGTGATTATTCTCTGAAGGTAAAAAAAGCTGTTACATAGATCAATAGCAATGTTTTTGCCGGATGTGTATCACTATTGCCTTCCATGAGTCAATCAGGGCAGTGGGAAAGAATTACACAGAATGAAATGTAGTACATTTATTCAACAGTCATTTTAAAAGTCAAATTAGTACAGCTGTTACTCTGCTAATTCTGATTGATAAATTGTCAGATATCTGAAGAGGAATGGGTGGCATCTGTTTTCTGAATCAAATTTTGTTTAGCTCATTACAAACTTGGCCATTCCACAAACTCTATACCTTGACCACATGCATTGTCTATCACTGAACTACAGAGTACAGTGGACtcttgttataacgaagtcctcgggactggcaattttctttcgttaaatcgaaatttcgttataactgaacaaataagcaataaaaatacatagagtggataatgttaaagcctgaatttttacattgttgtaaccggaatttcgttataactgtgttcgttataatgggaatgCACTGTTATTAAAATTCAAGAGTTCTTTGCTAGCCAACATTAGCATGAAGTTGTACCCTACTTTATTGGAGAGGGGGTGGGGTTGTAAACTCATTTGCTTATAAATCTGGctgtatattttgtgtattgCTCTTCATTTATTCCTGGTTTGTATGCAGAATTAATGCTTGTGTAAATGCATGTGCATTTTTGtgtttgagagagaaagaaggcaGAGATTATCGCAGTGTTGGGGTTTTCCAGAACTTTTCATGTCTGCTCTGTTCTCATCCCAGGCTGGCAAGACAGTGAAAGAGAAAGGTAGCTGGGAGGAGCAGATTGAACCCTATCGAAGCGAAAATGCCAAACTGATGAAGGAAAGTAATGACCTTCATGTACAACTCATTCGGCTGAGGGATGAACTGGATACAACTTCCAAAGACCTCAAGGTAACTTAATCATACAATGTAGCTGGGTAATTCTCTCCAAATGCAGGTTTTCACTTGTGTCAGAAATGTTGTTTGTAGTGTAGCTTGGTAGATTCTCCTatgttctaaaagttttaatcACTTGAAAGACTCAAGAATAAGGTACGCTAAATGAGACATTAGGAAAAAGAAGGtgaaataatgtttgtttttttttttgtttttttttgggggggggggtgggttccTTTTGATGTATGTATGCATAGAAAGGGACATATTGTATTTTGCAATGATAGAGACTGATCTAGGCAAGCTAGCAGCTACATATTGACTTGCATCAACACATCTCTAAGCATAGTTTCCTTTTAACATACAGCATTTGGAACTGAAACCACGCAGTTATTGAAAAATTATTATGAGAAAATATatgtaaatgtttcatctaTTCAGGGTAAGATATTTCTAATCTTCAAGTAATGATGCCAAATCTGTCTACCCTACACTTTGCTTCCCACTCCTATAAAGAGCACCATTCGTAAGCTGGAGCATGAAAATGCAGACCTGCGCTTCCTCAACTCACAGTATGTGCACAAGGTACGTGCCCTAGAAAGAGACTGCAAGTCACGCAATGACCGCATCGCCCATCTACAGGAAAAGAACTTCCATGCTGTGGTACAGACGCCAGGTTAGTATGAATGTGATTGTAGTGACAAAAAGTGGTTAATATTCGAATTTCAGTTATTCTTGCATGGACTTtatgttgcaactgattgacaaattgcccttcatccaTGTAAATgctgattattcagtgtttagaGTAAAAGCCAATCATGGGCATACCTAATtggataaataaatacataaatgattGTGTACTTGTTTAGATACCAGGCAATATGTTTTGGTGTGCTTGTTATCAGACCACAAAAAAGTACTGGCAGtacttgtttcatttgttttcatagACCTGTAAAACCATAACTTGTGATTTAAACACATGCATTCAAGTGTAATGAGGTTTAAATTTGATTGCCCTTATTTCTTGAGAGTGTTTACTGGTTATTTATGTTTGTTGAATTGTAAGCATTATAGAGTTTGGGTTCTAACAAATGATGCAAACAGTCATTGGAGGTTAAGGTACATGCAATATATTTGTGCTTTGCTGTATTTAGAAAGAttcatttttgagccatttttctCATCTGATAAAAGTGTTGACTTTTCATTTAGTTCCTCAAGAAATGGCAAGTCATTCATCAGAAGGAAACACTGATCACAAACATTTCTAGTtgaattatacatgtactggcCATTACAAGTTATCACTATCCAAGGTTGTGATTTTGCCGAATGTAGTCCTTTTTTACAGTGACAATGCACTTTTAATAAAACGCTTTATTTTGTGTCCCAATGATGCAACATTTTGTCCGACACGCCGACATTCTTGATATTTTGAAAAGCAGAGATGAAACAAGTTTGTTATATGTGTGCATGGTCATAAGGATTCACTGGCCATTCTATCTCTCAGCCATGAAATGTGCAGGCAGTTGAAGCTGATGTTTGTGACATATGTTATCTTGAACATAAATGCCAGCTGAAACCAATATTTTGTGTACCAATGAAGTGTTTAGCTAAACAAGAATCATACTAGAGTGTCTTTTGATATTGACCTATGTGGTGTATGAGACTTGGAATataattcttctttttgttttgttttgttttgctttggtttTTGGTTCTTTATCTGAAACCAATGCCTGGAACTGTACAGGCGGCCGCAAGAAGAACATTCCCTTCAGAAGACAGCGAATGGACATTGACTGCTCTGTGCCAGGTGCGGATCACTCTCTGGCTGGGATTCCCCCAGGAGTGGACGACCCGTACATGGCGGATCTCATACACGTTGCCGATGAGAGGGTGGAGAAGATGCAGAGGGACGTGGAGGGAATGACTGAGCGGCACGAAGCAGACCAGAGAGTCATCAAAAGCTTGAGGAAGCAGGTACAGTGACCATTTTGTATAAGAATTATGAAAGCATATCggactgtgtgtgtgcatactgtTGTGTGTGGAAGTATGttctttttgcttttattttcattttttctttttgtagggggaagcatactgtatacgccgaatatttcacgaggtttttatttttcacaaatttcgcaaatcaggtgctattcgcgaaattaaagatacgcaaaaatattgactctgatctcgatgtggatgtgacgtgcgcatgtacatttctccgttcagtgcaggattccacgatcgcgaatttaaccacttgcgaaatcgtcgggaattcccgattagCGAAAATTTTGACTCCTGaaatggcgtatacagtatacagtaaCCAGCAATGCCATTAAAACACATTGAATGTACCAAGCATACCCTTTCTTGATACTCATCTGAGACCTAGAATGGCAAGGTTgaggaaataaaataaatcagaTCATGCCATACACTCATCAAAAAGGGAATTTTGTCTGGTAAGTAccgtgtacattgtatcttgaaACAAAGAtcctacaaattgtatgtttGTGAAGGAACGGCACACAAGACAGCTGACAACTGAATAAATTGTAACAGTGCATCGATGATTGAAATGAGATGGAGTATTAAATCAAGTCTTAGACCTAGGAGTGTCATTAAAGTTGGGATGGAGTTTCAAAAATCTTGAAGTGAGATGGTACCATGTAATGCCTTATGACAGAAGAGACTCTACTATGCATGAATGAAACTCGCTCAAAGGAAGAACTACCCTGGCTAAGAGCATAAATCCTTGAAGGTTAGTAAATATAATGgcaagttttgttttgtatgttgtattttttttgtgtgtgggggggggggggcacaggtGTATTTGTATGCATATTGAGTTCATGTACATGGAATCTGGCAGTTACGTGCTACCATTTTGCTGCTATGGTTCTAATCTGAAGTATATTAAAGTCTGTTTACAAGATTACTCAAATAGAATGAAAATGGACATCATAATTTACTGTCTGTGAGCTGGGAAATCACATACAGTtcaacctcgattatccggcctcctttatccggaaatctctattatccggacacattcacgcagtgaaggactttttttttttcatccaaaaactgagaaaaaacagtgactttagtttaacatcttttcaaggatctatttcactaatttcataagatgtgcatgataggtttctcaatatctaatgaggtaaacatgtatgattttcacataaagatatactttatttttgtgaagaagtgactacaattttgcaaaggctagcatagattacaccaccgttgtgtggtacgctacctgcctagctggcagtgcactgggacggcagcttggactgCAGCTTTATAATTGTGTCTCctatatccggccaattcgcttatccggtcccgacatggccggataatcgaggtcgaactgtacctGGAAAATGGGAAAGACTAGCGTTGCTTCTTTGACCAAAGATATCACATCATGACATACATAAGTTGGCCTTATACCAAAACATCATAACAGGGTGATTTGCAGGCCcaaactctttatatttctttgttttgtaccTTGATCACAGTGAGAAACCTGGTATAGTTTAACCGCTGTAGACAGGGTCAttacatggcttttctctttgGGCAATTGTGTCTAGTAGCCGCATATGGCAAGTGGCCCCTATAGACGGTGGTTGCTGTAAagaggtttgactgtataataAAGTAATTGTTGTGGGTTTTTAGGTCCTTATTATAACATGGTTCCTTTGTTATACTAGTACGTGTAAGTTAATATTAATTTGTGGAAATTACAGGACATATCCATGATAATTAGTGATTTGATGTTCTATCAACAATTTCATGGCCATACCTAATCTCAGACATAGTAATGTCACAATGTTCATTGtgttatatatatgtacacttcACATCATCGTTTGTCCTAAAGTAAAGGACCTGTATCCTATAAATTTTTAAACACATGCTAAACATGGATAACCCAGTAGAGCATGCATCACACCAGTCTACTTCAAGTGTTTTGCATGAGGGCAATTCCATGGAAAATGTTTCTCATATATggatgaaaaaatacaaaattaaggAACATTCAACTACTTTGCTTTATCCTGGAAAGCATTCTGGAAGGGTCGCAGccaaaagatatacatgtaattaaaaaaaaaaaaatgtccaatgTGGATTTTTTTCAGCTCTTAAaatgaagttgttttttttttttttaagacattacaatgtacatgtacagtaaaattcaatgtgatttgcatgtattttctttaaagtAAGAATAGTCAATTATATTCAGGAAATCATTCTTATAGATATGTTATTATAAAGCTGAGGGCTCATTCTTACATTATCCTGCTGGAAACCGAAcgaaaacaacttttttttttttttttttaaattgccaTTAGTATTGAATTGTTTTCACTTTCATCTCAAAGTGTAATGTCCATatcattttagatttacaaTTCCGTATAGCACACTAGTGTTTTGGTCCAACTCTGTTCTAAATTCAGTGGATATGGAAAGCTAAAATGTGATATCGCACAACACATCCAGAGAATACATCTGTATTTTgagtatttacatgtatacatatgtactGGTACTTCATCAACAAAGTGTCATAGACAACACCAGTGCGTTATGAACATTACAcatttgtagtacatgtacatgtgatttCAGCAAATAGTTTGGATTCTACACCGCAATTATGTCCCTATATCTCATATCTGACATACGAGTGTTCTGGAGATCACTGAGGAGAACGTCACTTTCCATGTCGGCAACAAAATAGATGAAGTGTGGGTGTCTCTGAAGGGAGCAGAAGGAGTTCACTTGCATTCACTACAAGCCATATTCAGAAAAAAACTAAGGCAAGCTTGATGAACACTTCTTCACTGATGCTGGAGAGTTACAGGAAGATGAGCAACTGATTCCCGCCTTAAAggcactgtacagtactggttgaggtgaggattcaggtttatagcattcctaagtgagataatgagaaacctcttatgaaatatgaaagagcatgtaatttcattatggattcaatgtttatttgatgaaaattgtttttcaaatggatgagatatccaaaaaagtgatcataataaaaggcgacaggccacgccttttattaggatctctttgcttcaccttgtttttggatatctcggccatctcaaaacagattttaatcaaataaacttttgataccccatagaattgcatgctctttgacatctcatagagtggtttctgaatttcTCGCAAAATGCTAAacgctaaatcctcacctcaacctcTGGAATAGGACATGGTAGCACTGGTACTGTATACCATCTCATACAATGGACAAGAGGAACTGCTTGCATTTTCAAGCTGATGTGGAAgcagaataaatgaaattttcataacATTAGTGGTGGGCTATAAATGGGTGATGTTTCAAAATCCTTAGGGTCCCTGCTTATTGGAAGCAGCTTATCGTACTGAGCATTTTGACACCTTTCGTTAAACAATCGGTTGAAAAATGAGATGGAGTCGGCAAAAAAACTgatttgagggggggggggtgcaaaatTACTGTCGAGCGCCAtcaaaatatagtgaaaaaatgataaattcacTATCCAAAGGAGTATGAAGATGATTTAAGTGTCCAGGTATATGTTTTTGAGGTCAAGAAATTGATTGCAAATGTCAGAAACCATTAATATACtatagggcaagtccaagataatgtcccctcagatgctcaaaattcatcttgattttatcaaaaagttattgatatcatgttgtagccaaagagttaaatcatatatttccagcaaagaaaatattgaattatgcaaatttatgcaagaaatatggcattgatttgcataaatcaaaaacaaaccttacgtatgggacaaattataaatattcatctaaaatcagttgaatttgtccttgacctagttcctttatggacatgacccctgtatgagttagtataatctgcaattggtaaaacaaggtcagcacattaattatgc is a window encoding:
- the LOC140235478 gene encoding centrosomal protein of 135 kDa-like, translated to MAGVPERKYTALRKRLDQLGYRQALGIESVPLVERLFNDLIHTTESLKKAKLQAGKTVKEKGSWEEQIEPYRSENAKLMKESNDLHVQLIRLRDELDTTSKDLKSTIRKLEHENADLRFLNSQYVHKVRALERDCKSRNDRIAHLQEKNFHAVVQTPGGRKKNIPFRRQRMDIDCSVPGADHSLAGIPPGVDDPYMADLIHVADERVEKMQRDVEGMTERHEADQRVIKSLRKQVQ